Proteins encoded in a region of the Polyodon spathula isolate WHYD16114869_AA chromosome 9, ASM1765450v1, whole genome shotgun sequence genome:
- the LOC121321005 gene encoding protein XRP2-like isoform X2, whose translation MILLTGQAGLSLLSAIVFRISNRKSLLTKKMGCLFSKKSKRKPEKEQAAAATANEEAPKQYSWDKREKVDPKDYMLIGLKGETVGRLPSTLNGQQFAIQDCENCNIYMFDHSATITIDNCTSCRLFLGPVKGSVFFRDCKDCKCVVACQQFRTRDCKKMEVFLSCATQPIIESSSSMRFGCFQYYYPELAFQFKDANLSIFNNNWSNIHDFTPVSGETNWSLLPEDTAVQDCIPLPDTDGFKAVRVSTEASRSIVPITSGQRKKNSDESCLFVFFAGEYTTANARKLTDEKPLNQKKSVILCNRMACMVTSDPQETLSTAS comes from the exons ATGATTTTACTCACTGGGCAAGCCGGGCTTAGCTTGTTATCTGCTATTGTATTTCGCATTTCAAATAGGAAGTCACTCCTGACAAAGAAAATGGGTTGCCTTTTCTCAAAGAAGTCAAAAAGAAAACCCGAGAAAGAGCAAGCAGCGGCGGCCACTGCAAACGAAGAGGCGCCAAAACAATACAGCTGGGACAAACGAGAGAAG gttgATCCAAAAGACTACATGCTGATCGGCCTCAAGGGTGAAACTGTAGGTCGTTTGCCTAGCACGCTCAATGGACAACAATTTGCAATTCAAGACTGTGAGAACTGTAATATTTACATGTTTGATCACTCGGCCACCATCACCATTGACAACTGCACCAGCTGCAGGTTATTCCTGGGGCCTGTCAAGGGCAGTGTGTTTTTCCGAGACTGCAAGGACTGCAAGTGCGTGGTGGCGTGCCAGCAGTTCCGCACCAGGGACTGCAAGAAGATGGAGGTGTTCCTCAGCTGCGCCACCCAGCCCATCATCGAGTCCTCCAGCAGCATGAGGTTCGGCTGCTTCCAGTACTACTACCCTGAGCTCGCCTTCCAGTTTAAAGATGCCAACTTGAGCATTTTCAACAACAACTGGAGCAACATTCATGACTTTACACCCGTGTCCGGGGAAACAAACTGGAGCTTGCTGCCCGAGGACACCGCGGTGCAGGACTGCATCCCCCTGCCTGACACGGACGGGTTCAAAGCAGTGAGGGTCTCCACAGAGGCCAGCAGGAGCATCGTCCCAATAACCAGCGGCCAGCGGAAGAAGAACAGCGATGAGTCCTGCCTCTTTGTGTTCTTTGCTGGTGAATATACCACAGCTAATGCAAGGAAACTGACCGATGAG